One segment of Lytechinus pictus isolate F3 Inbred chromosome 13, Lp3.0, whole genome shotgun sequence DNA contains the following:
- the LOC129274302 gene encoding uncharacterized protein LOC129274302, producing the protein MKSDISLVEHSSSLDTLSSSDDNRIAVASDKCVYVLEQTVNTSFRHDFLCFSKDFLKDSKEDRQHYDVGVDTKEIKKLPRRSYSRQKFTLNSLLHDDNKVSAYSERFLAAKLSPVCDDNDRSLLATLSNNNHVVVYFKRKGHWIKVENISDKLYEYAKKTNFTLRTDDETAEETETNQTTNFEECQRRTKSVTITGLEWSGVFHSSSAKPQPVRGKRSAKRKHTDSDADSNSNNFVLLATALKSNHVIVWKLQCPVNEKSSSEIAEVIHTNYPKTTMHWLISEKNDKAYLATGGYNGLITVWSVSTEGSVTCQREVDVWEEKDDIPVQAITSVRSLCTGESYVLLTAKGPLVFAFQMKFVDGNMKITHQSHTLTLHNALVSGICNVRDKVCTSSTDGSIQVVKVKQDDDGISLDLHLLEPAKHMTKINGICASTNGIYLTTQKRLSSYATLKEKSNLTFKQIATDQEVEDMIMEPKGRLCNKFDCLEWLYQRLPPDGSIQNRTKVILSEETLANKTPGEILYLLKLRRLVVMMIIHRLSRELHNYSCGRRRDDLDEMIQTKETHVKEISDRIFKLRVEISLETLSSGSGKKKITGRTKRVQKLMSDWLVLSTSPSEEPITANGSLEGDSCESCRLCGESIPLTSREDGFCRKGHRWNRCSLSLLLCQSMKPRSCTYCKSSYASKEETDCTWLRDLLSSYCLWCDGPLIER; encoded by the exons atgaaatctgaCATTTCACTGGTTGAGCATTCATCATCTCTCGACACATTGTCTTCTTCTGATGATAACAGGATTGCAGTTGCTTCAGACAAATGCGTCTACGTTTTG GAACAGACCGTCAACACCTCTTTCAGACATGACTTTCTCTGCTTTTCCAAGGATTTTTTGAAGGACAGCAAAGAAGATCGTCAGCACTATGATGTCGGAGTTGACACCAAAGAGATCAAGAAGCTACCGAGAAGATCAT ATTCCCGGCAGAAGTTCACATTGAACAGTTTActacatgatgataataaggTATCGGCCTACTCAGAGAGATTCTTGGCTGCTAAGCTTTCCCCAGTATGTGATGACAATGACAG GAGCCTCCTGGCAACATTATCAAATAATAACCATGTTGTGGTCTACTTCAAAAGAAAAGGACATTGGATAAAG GTGGAAAATATATCCGACAAATTATACGAATATGCTAAGAAGACAAACTTCACGTTGAGAACTGACGACGAAACGGCTGAAGAAACAGAGACAAATCAGACCACTAATTTTGAGGAATGCCAGAGGAGAACAAAAAGTGTGACGATTACAG GTTTGGAGTGGTCTGGGGTCTTCCATTCATCCTCTGCAAAGCCCCAGCCAGTGAGAGGCAAGCGAAGTGCTAAAAGGAAGCACACAGATAGTGATGCAGATTCCAACTCCAACAATTTTGTTCTTCTGGCAACGGCTCTTAAAAGCAACCATGTTATCGTGTGGAAGCTTCAATGCCCTGTCAATGAGAA GAGCTCATCAGAGATTGCTGAAGTTATTCACACCAATTACCCTAAGACAACCATGCATTGGTTGATTAGTGAGAAAAATGATAAAG cTTACTTGGCTACTGGTGGTTATAATGGGTTGATCACTGTATGGAGTGTCTCAACAGAGGGCAGTGTGACTTGCCAAAGAGAAGTGGACGTATGGGAGGAGAAAGACGATATACCAGTTCAAGCAATAACGTCAGTTAGATCACTCTGT ACTGGTGAATCTTATGTGCTCCTTACTGCCAAAGGCCCTTTAGTATTTGCATTCCAGATGAAGTTTGTCGATGGGAACATGAAAATTACGCACCAGTCTCATACATTGACATTACATAATGCTCTGGTTTCAg GTATATGTAACGTCAGAGATAAAGTGTGCACCTCATCAACAGATGGCAGTATACAGGTTGTCAAAGTCAAacaagatgatgatg GCATCTCATTAGATCTTCATTTGCTGGAACCCGCTAAGCACATGACAAAGATTAATGGGATCTGTGCATCAACCAATGGCATCTACCTGACAACACAGAAGAG GCTTTCTAGTTATGCAACCCTGAAAGAGAAATCCAACCTCACCTTCAAACAGATAGCAACAGATCAGGAGGTGGAGGATATGATTATGGAACCTAAAG GTAGGCTATGCAACAAGTTTGACTGCCTTGAATGGTTGTACCAAAGATTGCCTCCAGATGGCAGCATTCAGAATAGAACCAAAGTCATCCTTTCTGAAGAGACATTAGCCAACAAGACGCCGGGCGAGATTCTGTATTTGTTGAAGCTGAGGCGcctggttgtgatgatgatcatccACAGACTGTCCAGAGAGTTGCACAATTACTCTTGTGGGAGGAGGAGAGATGACCTCGATGAGATGATTCAGACAAAG GAAACCCATGTGAAGGAGATCTCAGATCGTATTTTCAAGCTGCGTGTAGAGATAAGCTTGGAAACTCTATCATCAG GCAGTGGGAAGAAAAAGATTACAGGAAGGACCAAACGTGTGCAGAAGCTAATGTCTGATTGGCTTGTGCTCAGTACATCACCCTCTGAAGAACCAATCACAGCAAACGGCTCATTAGAAGGGGATTCATGCGAGAGTTGCAGATTGTGTGGAGAGA GTATTCCGCTTACATCTCGAGAAGATGGCTTCTGTCGGAAGGGACATAGATGGA ATCGTTGTAGCCTATCTCTGTTGCTATGTCAGTCAATGAAACCAAGGAGCTGTACTTATTGCAAGAGTTCTTATGCATCCAAGGAAGAAACAG ATTGCACCTGGCTTCGTGATCTCCTAAGCTCATACTGTTTGTGGTGCGATGGACCCCTTATTGAAAGATGA
- the LOC129274728 gene encoding DNA repair protein XRCC2-like, producing MAAISETGAQLFARLGEKPSLARLNPKLIPPGLEPRPGDVVEVYGSSGSGKTELLLNLTATCVLPEQWKGIDIGGLGTSVVFVDTDHQFSMLRLFALLEHKVTNAIHRMKLKDNIEDHDQGKARTSCIRSECPDKNSDGIDRDACVQQNTKVNIQHAPRTTPSADQSTDGAHYSPPSEEEVEGFIKACLKRLYIVKIASSNQLVITLHSLESLLASQCDISVLMMDSVSAFYWLDRMKGDGAQHQGVNQKLAFTILSRLVQDYHLVLFATKAALVAKQPQHEFWSRLDSANETDCSHQTSSSSLKLSTEHHEFMGQEWTKLVTHRLVLEQRDHMTFDGPISSFLSVLKHKTSGNMYSCQFTIDQQGIQEGR from the coding sequence CTTTTTGCTCGACTTGGCGAGAAGCCCTCTCTTGCTAGACTGAACCCCAAACTGATCCCGCCAGGTTTGGAACCTCGACCTGGAGATGTGGTAGAGGTCTACGGCTCTAGCGGATCCGGAAAGACTGAACTGCTTTTGAACCTTACTGCAACGTGTGTTCTTCCAGAGCAGTGGAAGGGTATCGATATCGGGGGACTAGGAACCAGCGTTGTATTTGTAGACACCGACCATCAGTTCTCAATGCTCAGACTGTTTGCCCTTCTGGAGCACAAAGTTACTAATGCTATTCATAGGATGAAGCTTAAGGATAATATCGAAGATCATGATCAAGGAAAAGCAAGGACATCATGTATCCGTTCCGAGTGTCCAGATAAAAACAGCGATGGGATTGACCGGGATGCTTGCGTCCAACAGAATACAAAAGTCAATATACAACACGCTCCCAGAACTACCCCATCTGCTGATCAATCAACTGATGGTGCCCATTATTCTCCCCCTTCTGAAGAAGAAGTAGAGGGTTTCATAAAGGCCTGCCTGAAGAGACTCTACATCGTGAAGATTGCTTCAAGCAACCAACTGGTCATAACCCTCCATTCTTTGGAATCCTTGCTTGCAAGCCAATGTGACATTTCTGTGCTGATGATGGATTCTGTATCAGCGTTCTACTGGTTGGATAGGATGAAAGGCGATGGTGCACAGCATCAGGGTGTCAACCAGAAGCTGGCATTTACAATCCTCTCCAGACTAGTCCAAGACTACCATTTAGTCCTCTTCGCTACCAAGGCAGCTCTTGTTGCCAAGCAACCACAGCATGAATTCTGGTCACGACTTGATTCTGCTAACGAAACGGATTGTTCTCatcaaacatcatcatcaagtttGAAATTAAGCACGGAACATCATGAGTTCATGGGTCAGGAATGGACAAAGCTTGTCACCCATAGACTGGTCCTTGAACAACGAGATCACATGACCTTCGATGGACCAATCAGCTCATTTCTGTCAGTGCTGAAGCACAAGACCTCAGGAAATATGTATTCGTGTCAATTCACCATAGATCAACAAGGTATCCAGGAAGGAAGATAA